In Hypanus sabinus isolate sHypSab1 chromosome 30, sHypSab1.hap1, whole genome shotgun sequence, one DNA window encodes the following:
- the LOC132383524 gene encoding CD276 antigen-like isoform X1 yields MMKIICHLIAVLIHLGAGGHSKPNMVTKNVIAILGQSVTLECSVKTSLEHCFINWQRKKTHQVVHSYYYNQNQHKFQDSQYTGRTTLFPEEFKNGNASLKLNRVNSLDSGLYQCYTTCNSSHESLLNVTVAAYYDEPVLSIKQKFSSCILTFESHGLPVADVSWYNGDSLNRSISAKHVFWTSDDGLYTIQSSTQVDIREKTNYTFVLRNVALNQTILRTLSFTSENPTGANEFTRNHAFFISCILLLGLLFIFLFSYTCTKLGKIRKDHIELNGLADDV; encoded by the exons ATGATGAAAATAATCTGTCATCTTATTGCTGTATTGATACACCTTGGAGCTGGTG GTCATTCTAAACCCAACATGGTAACTAAAAATGTTATAGCCATCCTTGGCCAGTCTGTCACGCTGGAATGCAGTGTCAAGACATCGCTAGAGCATTGCTTCATCAACTGGCAACGGAAGAAGACTCATCAGGTTGTCCACAGCTACTATTATAACCAAAATCAGCATAAATTTCAGGATTCACAATATACAGGCAGGACGACACTATTCCCTGAAGAGTTTAAAAATGGGAATGCTTCCCTGAAACTCAACAGAGTGAATTCACTGGATTCTGGATTATATCAGTGTTACACTACTTGCAACAGCAGTCATGAAAGTCTTCTGAATGTTACTGTTGCAG CATATTACGATGAGCCAGTTTTGTCAATCAAGCAGAAGTTTTCCAGCTGTATTCTAACGTTCGAGTCGCATGGTCTCCCAGTTGCAGATGTTTCGTGGTACAACGGAGATAGTCTGAATCGTTCCATTTCAGCTAAACATGTGTTCTGGACATCTGACGACGGCCTATACACAATCCAAAGCTCAACGCAAGTTGATATCAGAGAAAAAACAAACTATACATTTGTGCTAAGAAATGTTGCTCTCAATCAAACCATTTTGAGGACACTAAGTTTTACTTCAG aaaatccCACGGGAGCCAATGAATTTACCAGAaatcatgctttcttcataagttGCATTCTTTTGCTGggacttttatttattttcttatttagTTACACCTGTACTAAATTAGGGAAAATACGGAAAGATCATATTGAGTTAAATGGTCTTGCTGATGATGTATGA
- the LOC132383524 gene encoding CD276 antigen-like isoform X2, protein MMKIICHLIAVLIHLGAGGHSKPNMVTKNVIAILGQSVTLECSVKTSLEHCFINWQRKKTHQVVHSYYYNQNQHKFQDSQYTGRTTLFPEEFKNGNASLKLNRVNSLDSGLYQCYTTCNSSHESLLNVTVAAYYDEPVLSIKQKFSSCILTFESHGLPVADVSWYNGDSLNRSISAKHVFWTSDDGLYTIQSSTQVDIREKTNYTFVLRNVALNQTILRTLSFTSDAV, encoded by the exons ATGATGAAAATAATCTGTCATCTTATTGCTGTATTGATACACCTTGGAGCTGGTG GTCATTCTAAACCCAACATGGTAACTAAAAATGTTATAGCCATCCTTGGCCAGTCTGTCACGCTGGAATGCAGTGTCAAGACATCGCTAGAGCATTGCTTCATCAACTGGCAACGGAAGAAGACTCATCAGGTTGTCCACAGCTACTATTATAACCAAAATCAGCATAAATTTCAGGATTCACAATATACAGGCAGGACGACACTATTCCCTGAAGAGTTTAAAAATGGGAATGCTTCCCTGAAACTCAACAGAGTGAATTCACTGGATTCTGGATTATATCAGTGTTACACTACTTGCAACAGCAGTCATGAAAGTCTTCTGAATGTTACTGTTGCAG CATATTACGATGAGCCAGTTTTGTCAATCAAGCAGAAGTTTTCCAGCTGTATTCTAACGTTCGAGTCGCATGGTCTCCCAGTTGCAGATGTTTCGTGGTACAACGGAGATAGTCTGAATCGTTCCATTTCAGCTAAACATGTGTTCTGGACATCTGACGACGGCCTATACACAATCCAAAGCTCAACGCAAGTTGATATCAGAGAAAAAACAAACTATACATTTGTGCTAAGAAATGTTGCTCTCAATCAAACCATTTTGAGGACACTAAGTTTTACTTCAG atgctgtctaa